GACCGCACTGTGGACCAATTCGGCGATGTCGGAATCCTCGTGAACAACGCTGGAGCAGCAGAACTCGCCCGGACGTGGGAGATGTCCGAGTCGGAGTGGCGGAAGACGGTTGATGTCTGTCTCAACGGGCCGTTCCTCTGCACGAAGGCCGTTCTCAACCACATCCTGGAGGTGGGTCACGATGGCTCCATCGTCAACGTCAGTTCCCTCAATTACATCGCTGCGACGGACGGCCTTCCCCACTACTCCGCGGCGAAAGCGGGCGTTAGTCAGTTCACGAAGGTCGTCGCCGCGGAGGCCGGTCGGTACGGCATTCGCGTTAACGCCGTCGCTCCCGGCTCAACTCGGACACCACTGACGGAAGGGAACGGCCTCTTAGAGGGGAAGATTGGCGAGGAGTTCGTGGATCGAACGCCCTTGGGCCGCATCGGTGAACCGGACGATATCGCCAAGGTAGTCACCTTCCTCTGCTCGGACTACGCACAGTGGGTAACGGGCGAGACGATCTGCGTTGACGGAGGGCAACACATCCGAGGACTCCACAGCTACTGGGACACACTCAACGAGATGGGACTTCTCGAGGAGTGACGCCACGGCGGTGCCGACATAGACTGATCTACGTCTCCCGCCGAGCTCGTAGAGTCCACGATAGAAACGACCGGATACGCGTTGAGCTAAGCGAATTATAGGTGCCACCTGGTGCGGTTAGTTCGACCGGGCGCAGTCTTCATTAGAGCGGGCTACGCGTAGGAAGCAATGGTAGCCATTGTCAGGATTCCCAAGCTAGGACTGAGCGATTCCGGTGAACTCGTCTCGTGGGAAGTCAACGTCGGGGACCCTGTGTCGGAGGGGCAGCTCGTCGCGGTGCTCGAATCAGAGAAGGCGAGTGCTGAGATCGAAGCACCGTCTGACGGCGTACTGCTGGCGACGTACGTCGACGAGGGTGAAGAGATCGCCATCGAAGTCGGTAGACCGCTGGCCGTCGTCGGCGCCGACGGTGAAGCCGTGCCCTCACTTGATGATATTGAGGGCGAGAGCGACGATAGCACGGAATCGGAAGCCGCGAAATCGGCAGTCACACCGGTGAGCGATGATGGATCGACGGATACGGAGAACGCGGACGTCAAAGCCACGCCGCGCGCACAACGGCGTGCGCAGGACGTTGATATCGACCTGAGTACGATAGAAGGAACGGGTCCACAGGGGGCGATCACGGAAGACGACATCGAACAGTATCTCGATGCGGGAGGAACCGAGGCAGACAATCAGGCCACTCCGGTTGGCAGGGAGCTGACAGTTACCGAGTCACGTGAACTCTCCGGCATCCGAAAAACGATCGCCGACCGTCTGAGTCAGAGCGCACGGGAGAAACCCCACGTGATGGGAACCCGGGAAGTGAGCATTGAACAGCTCGAACACGTCCCCAACCGCCTTAACGAGAAGTACGATGTTGCCATCTCGCTGAACGACCTGCTCCTATACTTCATCGGGGAGGTTCTGGAGGACCTCCCCGAGTTCAACGCCCATTTCGAGGACGGTACTCACAAATTGATCGACGAGATCAACGTCGGATACGCCGTCGACGGCCCGCGTGGTCTCGTCGTCCCCGTCATCCACGAGGTGCCGGATCACTCGCTCCCGGAGTTATCCGCGACGAGGCGAACGGTCGTCCAGCGCGTCCTCGACGACGACTTCGACTCTGCCGACCTCCAGGGGGGTACGTTCACCGTCACGAACGTGGGCGTCTTCGACATGGACGTCTCGTACTCGATCATCAATCCACCCGAGGTCGCCATTCTCGCACTCGGGCGGCGGAAGCACGCACCAGTCGAACGCGACGGAGACGTGAGCGTCGAGAAAGTGATCACGTTCAGCCTGACGATCGACCATCGAGTGCTGGACGGCGCTGATTCCGGTGCGTTCCTGGAGCGATTGGCCGAGTACGTCGAGTATCCGGAGGCGGCGCTAGACGCCTTCTAACTCGATGCTCCTCCCTGCTTTGCGAAACCACGTTACTCGACCCTACAACGGTTTATTAGAACAATACGCACCTAGCGGGTTTATCGTCGGTCACTCCGAGCACGATGTGGTATGCAGACGATCGACAGGGACGCGGCAACGAAGTACGAGTTCGGGCGGGACATGAAGCCGCTGTTGACGGTCGACCCCGGCGAATCGTTCCGGGTAGAGACGTGGGACGCGTTCGAGGGGGCGCTGTTCGATCACGGACTCGGCGAGTTCACGGCGGACGACGTCCCGGGACTACAGGCCCCGCCGCCGGCGTTCGACGGGAACCCGCTCGCCGGACCGGTTTACGTCGAAGGAGCAGAGCGAGGTGACACCCTGGCGGTAACCGTCGAGGCGATCCGTCCGGAGCGGGGGATGACGACGACCCTCGAGGAGTTCGGCTGTCTCGTCGGTCGAAGTGAGTGGGAGGAGTGTCAGGTCAACCTCGCCCACGAGGTCGACCTCGAACCGGGACCGAGCGGGACGACGGCCGATGGGAGCGCGCGAATGGACCTCGGCGAGCACGAGTGGACGTGGGATCTCAACCCCCACATCGGAACGATCGCCACAGCGCCCGGTCGAACGGTGCAGGATTCGGTCACCTCGCAGGGACCGTGGG
The Halomarina pelagica DNA segment above includes these coding regions:
- a CDS encoding acetamidase/formamidase family protein, giving the protein MQTIDRDAATKYEFGRDMKPLLTVDPGESFRVETWDAFEGALFDHGLGEFTADDVPGLQAPPPAFDGNPLAGPVYVEGAERGDTLAVTVEAIRPERGMTTTLEEFGCLVGRSEWEECQVNLAHEVDLEPGPSGTTADGSARMDLGEHEWTWDLNPHIGTIATAPGRTVQDSVTSQGPWGGNMDVRDLDQGSTVYLNSFNEGGLLFVGDVHASQSDSEYTGIAVESIAELVLSVDIVDTPVPGVFRIEDDDAIIHVDSAVNAGSIEDAVNGCFEAMMTELGTDYGVGKREAYVQMSLNPAITVRLYQFVHPGFATVGVKLDKTFLDQFTDTRTP
- a CDS encoding dihydrolipoamide acetyltransferase family protein, translating into MVAIVRIPKLGLSDSGELVSWEVNVGDPVSEGQLVAVLESEKASAEIEAPSDGVLLATYVDEGEEIAIEVGRPLAVVGADGEAVPSLDDIEGESDDSTESEAAKSAVTPVSDDGSTDTENADVKATPRAQRRAQDVDIDLSTIEGTGPQGAITEDDIEQYLDAGGTEADNQATPVGRELTVTESRELSGIRKTIADRLSQSAREKPHVMGTREVSIEQLEHVPNRLNEKYDVAISLNDLLLYFIGEVLEDLPEFNAHFEDGTHKLIDEINVGYAVDGPRGLVVPVIHEVPDHSLPELSATRRTVVQRVLDDDFDSADLQGGTFTVTNVGVFDMDVSYSIINPPEVAILALGRRKHAPVERDGDVSVEKVITFSLTIDHRVLDGADSGAFLERLAEYVEYPEAALDAF
- a CDS encoding SDR family NAD(P)-dependent oxidoreductase — protein: MELVSNHAIVTGGAQGIGRGIAESFMAHGASVALADIDDATATETSEELTATHDGEAIAVQCDITDSESVEAMVDRTVDQFGDVGILVNNAGAAELARTWEMSESEWRKTVDVCLNGPFLCTKAVLNHILEVGHDGSIVNVSSLNYIAATDGLPHYSAAKAGVSQFTKVVAAEAGRYGIRVNAVAPGSTRTPLTEGNGLLEGKIGEEFVDRTPLGRIGEPDDIAKVVTFLCSDYAQWVTGETICVDGGQHIRGLHSYWDTLNEMGLLEE